Proteins from one Thalassophryne amazonica chromosome 20, fThaAma1.1, whole genome shotgun sequence genomic window:
- the stpg1 gene encoding O(6)-methylguanine-induced apoptosis 2 — MKSQRLVANNQEKKGFSSQAKRFPSPICLNENPGPGSYDCISSTEVISPSFSKKGTTGFVGSKAAGIPRHPQRNIPPPNAYNLQGSFINKYDFNTGVSRVFRLPVAVQLEEPKHQSPAPNQYHVCSSFSKSKCSMSGTSSFLSKSARNSFCANTNVPSPCHYKVKDSSIFLGPKTILSPFKSKTVRVPPPKDYCVPGPGAYSPHQAPTPVKSKLRRYYLATSAPPVIVPKDPPLPGPGHYDITNNNSPLKHHMSSAAFASTTDRILHDSRAALGPGPGFYEPRLLSKQSFLYSESRIWIPV; from the exons ATGAAATCCCAAAGATTGGTGGCAAATAATCAGGAAAAGAAAGGCTTTTCATCTCAGGCTAAGAGGTTTCCCTCACCAATCTGTCTG AATGAAAATCCAGGACCAGGCAGCTACGACTGCATTTCCAGCACTGAGGTCATCAGCCCGTCATTCTCAAAGAAGGGCACTACAGGCTTTGTGGGATCCAAG GCTGCCGGGATTCCTCGTCACCCACAAAGAAACATCCCACCACCAAATGCATACAATCTGCAGGGCTCCTTCATAAACAAGTACGACTTTAACACTGGAGTCTCCAGAGTGTTCAGGCTGCCTGTCGCCGTGCAGCTGGAAGAGCCAAAGCATCAAAGTCCAGCCCCAAATCAGTACCAC GTCTGCAGCAGCTTTAGTAAAAGTAAATGCTCGATGTCCGGTACCTCATCTTTCCTATCAAAAAGTGCACGCAACTCATTCTGTGCAAACACAAACGTGCCGTCACCAT GTCATTATAAGGTGAAAGATAGTTCAATCTTTCTCGGCCCAAAGACAATTTTGTCTCCTTTTAAATCAAAAACTGTGAGAGTACCTCCTCCAAAGGACTACTGTGTGCCAGGTCCAGGAGCATACAGTCCCCATCAGGCCCCCACACCGGTGAAGAGCAAACT GAGGAGATATTATTTGGCAACATCAGCACCTCCCGTCATTGTTCCTAAGGACCCTCCCTTACCAGGACCTGGCCACTATGACATCACAAATAACAACAGTCCATTGAAGCATCACATGTCTTCTGCTGCATTTGCATCCACAACTGACCGGATTCTCCATGACTCACGTGCTGCTCTGGGACCCGGTCCAG GGTTCTATGAGCCACGATTGTTGTCAAAGCAGTCCTTCCTTTATAGTGAGTCAAGGATCTGGATTCCTGTTTGA